A genomic window from Silene latifolia isolate original U9 population chromosome Y, ASM4854445v1, whole genome shotgun sequence includes:
- the LOC141634081 gene encoding putative disease resistance protein At4g33300, giving the protein MGVTDLFAGEITTELLKQLFAIVRRSSLCKASAQQLVRHIEDLFPIIQEIKYSGVELPQVRQMQLDRLSETLRSGVELSNKVLASNRWNVYKNLQLARKMEKLERHVARFVQGPMQAHVLADVHRLRFDSAESFDRIEQSTRRLESQLGSLKIGSDIGAGAGAGAGGWLENEMKRVEELEGMFEGNLGNLGVGVEVGVKRVKEMVMARDGGGGVLGICGIGGSGKTTLAKQLCKDDQLKSYFRDRILFLTVSQSPNVEELRLKIYRFLTDSEYTNASTTVVPPWDPRSESTTVTNTLVVLDDVWSLMVLEQLIFRVPKCTTVVVSRSKFPTVLNQIFEVELMNENEAMSLFCQSAFGQNSVPVSADELLVKQLVNECKGLPLALKVIGASLRGQPQMFWESAKKRLSRGEPIGESHEVNLLKRMETSISYLPEKVKECFLDLASFPEDMKIPLDVLINMWVEIHDVDEAEAFAILVELSEKHLLTLVKDSRGGDLYSSFYSIFVTQHDVLRDLAIHLSSSGNINQRRRLLMPSREKELPREWERNADQPFNAQIVSIHTDEIPEMEWFSMSFPKAEVLIVNFSSNEYFLPPFIDDMPKLRALILINHTTSHAVLRNLSVFANMTNLRSLWFERISMPEMPKNMIPLQKLRKISLVLCKIDKSFDPSIINLPCVFPNLSELTIDHCTDLVTLPETICLLRSLMTLSITNCHNLRQLPSDIGKLELLQILRVYACPNLKTLPSGMCQLLRLKYLDISQCVNLSCLPNDFGRLGRLEKIDMRECCHIMTLPDSLISLKSLRHVICDEDVSWMWEEVKLIMPSLRIQVVEECFDLDWLTE; this is encoded by the exons ATGGGAGTAACGGACCTGTTCGCCGGCGAAATCACGACAGAATTGCTTAAACAACTATTCGCAATTGTTCGTAGATCAAGTCTTTGTAAAGCAAGTGCACAACAACTAGTGCGTCATATTGAGGACCTATTTCCCATAATACAAGAGATTAAGTACTCTGGAGTAGAATTACCTCAGGTTCGACAAATGCAACTCGACCGACTATCTGAGACACTTAGGTCCGGTGTTGAGTTGTCGAACAAGGTACTCGCTTCGAATAGATGGAACGTGTACAAGAACTTGCAGTTGGCTAGGAAGATGGAGAAGCTTGAAAGACACGTGGCTAGGTTTGTGCAAGGTCCCATGCAGGCTCATGTGTTAGCTGACGTCCATCGTTTGAGGTTTGATTCTGCTGAGAGCTTTGATAGGATTGAGCAATCCACGAGACGGCTCGAGAGTCAACTTGGTTCGTTGAAGATTGGTAGCGATATTGGTGCTGGTGCTGGTGCTGGTGCTGGAGGGTGGTTAGAGAATGAGATGAAAAGGGTTGAGGAGTTGGAAGGAATGTTTGAGGGTAATTTGGGGAATTTAGGTGTGGGTGTGGAGGTTGGTGTTAAAAGGGTTAAGGAAATGGTTATGGCAAGAGATGGTGGTGGGGGTGTTTTGGGAATTTGTGGGATTGGTGGAAGTGGTAAGACTACCCTTGCTAAACAACTTTGTAAAGATGATCAACTTAAAT CTTACTTTAGGGACAGGATTTTGTTCCTAACTGTATCTCAGTCACCAAATGTAGAGGAACTCAGACTAAAGATATATAGGTTTTTGACTGATTCCGAGTACACGAATGCGagtaccaccgtggtacctccttggGATCCTCGAAGTGAATCGACAACTGTAACTAATACCCTTGTGGTTTTGGATGATGTTTGGTCGTTGATGGTACTTGAACAGCTTATTTTTCGAGTACCCAAGTGTACGACTGTAGTTGTTTCAAGGTCCAAGTTCCCGACTGTTCTTAATCAAATATTTGAAGTTGAGTTGATGAATGAGAATGAGGCTATGTCTCTATTCTGCCAGTCTGCTTTTGGGCAAAATTCTGTTCCTGTTTCTGCTGATGAGCTACTGGTCAAACAG CTTGTGAATGAATGCAAAGGTCTGCCTTTGGCTCTTAAAGTCATCGGAGCTTCACTGCGCGGCCAACCTCAAATGTTTTGGGAAAGCGCAAAAAAACGGCTTTCTAGAGGAGAGCCGATTGGAGAGTCTCATGAGGTTAATTTGTTGAAGCGAATGGAAACTAGTATTTCATACTTGCCAGAGAAGGTCAAGGAGTGTTTCTTGGACTTGGCTTCTTTCCCAGAGGACATGAAAATCCCACTCGACGTTCTGATTAATATGTGGGTTGAAATTCATGATGTTGATGAAGCAGAGGCTTTTGCAATCCTTGTTGAGTTGTCTGAGAAGCATCTTCTTACACTCGTAAAAGATTCACG GGGAGGAGACTTGTATAGCAGTTTTTATAGCATATTTGTGACACAACATGATGTTTTGAGAGATCTAGCTATTCACTTGAGCAGTTCCGGGAATATAAATCAACGAAGACGTCTTCTTATGCCGAGCAGAGAAAAAGAGCTTCCTAGAGAATGGGAGAGGAATGCAGACCAACCATTCAATGCGCAAATAGTTTCAATCCATACAG ATGAAATTCCGGAAATGGAATGGTTCTCCATGAGCTTCCCCAAGGCCGAAGTACTTATAGTGAACTTCTCTTCAAATGAGTACTTTCTACCGCCTTTTATAGATGACATGCCGAAACTCAGGGCACTAATATTGATCAACCATACCACTTCACATGCTGTCCTTCGCAACTTATCAGTATTTGCCAATATGACCAACTTAAGAAGCCTCTGGTTTGAAAGGATTTCAATGCCTGAAATGCCTAAAAACATGATACCATTGCAGAAATTGCGCAAAATCTCATTAGTCCTATGCAAAATTGACAAAAGCTTTGATCCATCAATCATAAACTTGCCATGTGTGTTTCCAAACCTTTCGGAACTCACAATTGATCATTGTACCGATCTAGTGACCCTACCTGAAACCATTTGTTTGCTTCGCTCGCTTATGACTCTAAGCATAACTAACTGTCATAACCTAAGACAGCTACCTTCTGATATTGGCAAGCTGGAGTTACTGCAAATCCTTAGAGTTTACGCCTGTCCCAACTTGAAAACTTTGCCTTCCGGGATGTGCCAGCTTTTGAGGTTGAAGTACCTTGATATTTCTCAATGTGTCAATCTGTCATGCCTACCAAATGATTTTGGAAGACTGGGGAGGTTGGAGAAGATTGACATGCGAGAGTGCTGCCATATCATGACACTACCGGATTCACTGATATCATTGAAGTCACTCCGGCATGTCATTTGCGACGAGGATGTTTCTTGGATGTGGGAAGAGGTAAAATTGATAATGCCAAGCCTCCGAATTCAGGTTGTTGAGGAATGTTTTGACCTGGACTGGCTTACTGAGTAA
- the LOC141634077 gene encoding CRM-domain containing factor CFM3A, chloroplastic/mitochondrial isoform X2 encodes MYHCISCVTRRSYGTNHDFVRSYSISQQDVLRNSRFVVLNKDTFSGPPNERPSGQSKNADNDSSSGWLDKWKETRERNTPKTPRPALNYRSRENVLNSFSSSGSSSNTGTTGSTMDRIVEKLKRFGYMDDDNESEDNSRVIEKGSVEDIFYVEEGMLPNTRGGFSRDSPLGIEQVFKGGEEVRFPWEKPAAEVEETENTVKRRSRTYMAELTLPEAELRRLKVLTLKMKQKLRIGGAGVTQATVDAIHEKWKAAEVVRIKVEGAPALNMRRMHEILERKTGGLVIWRSGTSVSLYRGVSYQVPLVEQKRHLLKRTSTSTNLLPLDQVKQNPTQDDSRDSKDYPEESLNKTSYVKEDYKPQIEVKYEDEIDELLSALGPRYTDWPGEEPLPVDADLLPSVVSGYKPPFRLLPYGVRRSLGLKEATALRRVARTLPPHFALGRSRQLEGLSAAIVKLWEKSSIAKVALKRGVQLTTSEKMAEELKRLTGGIMLSRNKDFLVFYRGKDFLSPDVTEVLLERERLAKDLQDGEEQARMRASESVIPSQETEEIVRAAGTLSETLDADAKWGKKLGDHEAKRMMREAEVVGQVKVVRKLERKLAMAERKLTKAENALSKVEEFLRPADRQPDLEGITDEERFMFRKLGLRMKAFLLLGRRGVFDGTVENMHLHWKYRELVKIIVKEDNFEEVKKIALSLEAESGGILVSVDKVSKGYAIIVFRGRDYFRPTTLRPKNLLTKRKALARSIELQRREALLKHIVQLQRNTEKLRSEIEHVDMEDERNPEFYDSLDASYPTEDEDSEEEDETHLVPYYGSDENEGIEDESDGYVHSYLEKLI; translated from the exons AT GTACCATTGCATCAGTTGTGTCACGAGGCGTAGTTATGGCACAAACCACGATTTTGTTAGGTCATATTCAATTAGTCAGCAAGACGTATTGAGAAATTCGAGATTTGTGGTGCTAAACAAGGATACATTTTCGGGACCTCCAAATGAGAGACCAAGTGGTCAGTCGAAAAATGCTGATAACGATTCATCGAGTGGGTGGTTGGACAAGTGGAAGGAAACCCGCGAACGGAATACTCCTAAAACCCCTCGACCGGCTCTGAATTATAGAAGTAGAGAGAATGTGTTGAACTCATTTAGTTCAAGTGGTAGTTCATCTAATACGGGCACTACTGGTAGTACCATGGATAGGATTGTAGAAAAGCTGAAGAGGTTTGGATATATGGATGACGATAATGAAAGTGAGGATAATAGTAGAGTAATCGAAAAAGGGTCAGTTGAGGATATATTTTACGTAGAGGAAGGAATGTTACCTAATACGCGTGGAGGGTTTTCGAGGGATTCACCATTGGGGATAGAACAAGTATTTAAGGGTGGGGAGGAAGTACGATTTCCGTGGGAGAAACCTGCTGCAGAAGTCGAGGAAACTGAAAATACAGTGAAGAGAAGAAGTAGGACTTATATGGCTGAGCTTACATTACCTGAAGCTGAGCTTAGGAGACTGAAAGTGTTGACTTTGAAGATGAAACAAAAGTTGAGGATTGGAGGTGCAGGTGTTACACAGGCAACAGTGGATGCTATTCATGAGAAGTGGAAAGCTGCAGAAGTTGTGAGAATAAAGGTTGAAGGTGCCCCTGCCCTAAATATGAGGCGAATGCATGAGATTCTAGAG AGGAAGACCGGAGGTCTAGTTATTTGGAGGTCAGGAACGTCTGTTTCTTTATATCGAGGAGTAAGTTATCAAGTTCCTTTGGTGGAACAGAAAAGACATCTGTTAAAGAGAACTAGCACTTCGACAAACTTGTTACCCCTTGATCAAGTTAAACAAAATCCTACACAAGATGATTCTCGTGACAGTAAAGATTATCCAGAAGAGAGCCTTAATAAAACTAGTTATGTGAAAGAAGATTACAAGCCTCAAATAGAGGTGAAGTATGAGGATGAAATAGACGAGTTATTATCTGCCCTGGGCCCAAGATATACAGATTGGCCTGGTGAGGAACCATTACCAGTAGATGCCGATTTGCTTCCAAGTGTAGTTTCTGGCTATAAGCCACCATTTAGACTGCTTCCATATGGGGTTAGACGATCTCTTGGGTTAAAGGAAGCAACAGCTTTAAGAAGGGTTGCCAGAACACTTCCCCCTCATTTTGCTCTTG GTAGAAGCAGGCAATTAGAAGGTTTGTCTGCAGCTATTGTTAAGTTATGGGAAAAAAGTTCAATTGCGAAAGTAGCTTTGAAACGCGGTGTTCAGCTAACTACTAGTGAGAAGATGGCCGAAGAGCTCAAG AGATTGACAGGGGGCATAATGCTGTCTAGAAACAAGGATTTCTTAGTATTTTACAGGGGGAAGGACTTCTTATCGCCAGATGTCACTGAAGTGCTTCTAGAAAGGGAGAGATTAGCCAAGGATTTGCAAGATGGAGAAGAGCAGGCACGAATGAGAGCCTCGGAGTCGGTTATACCTTCTCAGGAGACCGAAGAAATCGTTAGAGCTGCTGGTACTCTCTCTGAAACTTTGGATGCCGATGCGAAGTGGGGTAAGAAGCTTGGTGATCATGAAGCAAAAAGGATGATGAGAGAAGCAGAAGTAGTCGGACAAGTGAAAGTTGTCAGGAAGCTTGAGCGGAAGCTTGCCATG GCTGAACGGAAGTTAACGAAAGCAGAAAATGCTTTGTCGAAGGTGGAAGAGTTTTTGAGACCAGCAGATCGGCAGCCAGATCTTGAAGGCATTACAGATGAAGAGAGATTTATGTTTAGAAAGCTTGGTTTGAGGATGAAGGCATTCCTACTTCTTG GGAGGCGAGGAGTTTTTGATGGTACAGTTGAAAACATGCATTTGCACTGGAAGTACCGTGAGCTGGTTAAGATCATTGTTAAGGAAGATAATTTTGAAGAAGTTAAAAAAATTGCTTTGTCGCTTGAAGCTGAGAGTGGTGGCATATTAGTTTCAGTGGACAAAGTGTCTAAAGGGTATGCTATCATAGTATTCCGAGGAAgagattatttccgtcctactaCTCTAAGGCCAAAGAACCTCTTAACAAAGAGGAAAGCTTTAGCACGTTCCATAGAGCTGCAAAGGCGTGAG GCTCTTTTGAAGCATATTGTGCAGCTGCAGCGGAATACGGAAAAATTAAGATCCGAAATT GAACACGTGGACATGGAAGACGAAAGAAACCCTGAGTTCTATGACAGCTTAGACGCCTCTTATCCTACAGAAGATGAAGATTCTGAG GAGGAAGATGAGACACATCTCGTACCGTACTATGGGAGTGATGAGAACGAGGGCATTGAGGACGAAAGTGATGGCTATGTTCATAGTTATCTTGAAAAACTCATTTAG
- the LOC141634077 gene encoding CRM-domain containing factor CFM3A, chloroplastic/mitochondrial isoform X1 codes for MTMYHSCQVCPFSKFQGICVPFPRYHCISCVTRRSYGTNHDFVRSYSISQQDVLRNSRFVVLNKDTFSGPPNERPSGQSKNADNDSSSGWLDKWKETRERNTPKTPRPALNYRSRENVLNSFSSSGSSSNTGTTGSTMDRIVEKLKRFGYMDDDNESEDNSRVIEKGSVEDIFYVEEGMLPNTRGGFSRDSPLGIEQVFKGGEEVRFPWEKPAAEVEETENTVKRRSRTYMAELTLPEAELRRLKVLTLKMKQKLRIGGAGVTQATVDAIHEKWKAAEVVRIKVEGAPALNMRRMHEILERKTGGLVIWRSGTSVSLYRGVSYQVPLVEQKRHLLKRTSTSTNLLPLDQVKQNPTQDDSRDSKDYPEESLNKTSYVKEDYKPQIEVKYEDEIDELLSALGPRYTDWPGEEPLPVDADLLPSVVSGYKPPFRLLPYGVRRSLGLKEATALRRVARTLPPHFALGRSRQLEGLSAAIVKLWEKSSIAKVALKRGVQLTTSEKMAEELKRLTGGIMLSRNKDFLVFYRGKDFLSPDVTEVLLERERLAKDLQDGEEQARMRASESVIPSQETEEIVRAAGTLSETLDADAKWGKKLGDHEAKRMMREAEVVGQVKVVRKLERKLAMAERKLTKAENALSKVEEFLRPADRQPDLEGITDEERFMFRKLGLRMKAFLLLGRRGVFDGTVENMHLHWKYRELVKIIVKEDNFEEVKKIALSLEAESGGILVSVDKVSKGYAIIVFRGRDYFRPTTLRPKNLLTKRKALARSIELQRREALLKHIVQLQRNTEKLRSEIEHVDMEDERNPEFYDSLDASYPTEDEDSEEEDETHLVPYYGSDENEGIEDESDGYVHSYLEKLI; via the exons ATGACAATGTACCATAGTTGCCAAGTTTGCCCATTTTCCAAGTTTCAAGGAATTTGCGTGCCGTTCCCTAGGTACCATTGCATCAGTTGTGTCACGAGGCGTAGTTATGGCACAAACCACGATTTTGTTAGGTCATATTCAATTAGTCAGCAAGACGTATTGAGAAATTCGAGATTTGTGGTGCTAAACAAGGATACATTTTCGGGACCTCCAAATGAGAGACCAAGTGGTCAGTCGAAAAATGCTGATAACGATTCATCGAGTGGGTGGTTGGACAAGTGGAAGGAAACCCGCGAACGGAATACTCCTAAAACCCCTCGACCGGCTCTGAATTATAGAAGTAGAGAGAATGTGTTGAACTCATTTAGTTCAAGTGGTAGTTCATCTAATACGGGCACTACTGGTAGTACCATGGATAGGATTGTAGAAAAGCTGAAGAGGTTTGGATATATGGATGACGATAATGAAAGTGAGGATAATAGTAGAGTAATCGAAAAAGGGTCAGTTGAGGATATATTTTACGTAGAGGAAGGAATGTTACCTAATACGCGTGGAGGGTTTTCGAGGGATTCACCATTGGGGATAGAACAAGTATTTAAGGGTGGGGAGGAAGTACGATTTCCGTGGGAGAAACCTGCTGCAGAAGTCGAGGAAACTGAAAATACAGTGAAGAGAAGAAGTAGGACTTATATGGCTGAGCTTACATTACCTGAAGCTGAGCTTAGGAGACTGAAAGTGTTGACTTTGAAGATGAAACAAAAGTTGAGGATTGGAGGTGCAGGTGTTACACAGGCAACAGTGGATGCTATTCATGAGAAGTGGAAAGCTGCAGAAGTTGTGAGAATAAAGGTTGAAGGTGCCCCTGCCCTAAATATGAGGCGAATGCATGAGATTCTAGAG AGGAAGACCGGAGGTCTAGTTATTTGGAGGTCAGGAACGTCTGTTTCTTTATATCGAGGAGTAAGTTATCAAGTTCCTTTGGTGGAACAGAAAAGACATCTGTTAAAGAGAACTAGCACTTCGACAAACTTGTTACCCCTTGATCAAGTTAAACAAAATCCTACACAAGATGATTCTCGTGACAGTAAAGATTATCCAGAAGAGAGCCTTAATAAAACTAGTTATGTGAAAGAAGATTACAAGCCTCAAATAGAGGTGAAGTATGAGGATGAAATAGACGAGTTATTATCTGCCCTGGGCCCAAGATATACAGATTGGCCTGGTGAGGAACCATTACCAGTAGATGCCGATTTGCTTCCAAGTGTAGTTTCTGGCTATAAGCCACCATTTAGACTGCTTCCATATGGGGTTAGACGATCTCTTGGGTTAAAGGAAGCAACAGCTTTAAGAAGGGTTGCCAGAACACTTCCCCCTCATTTTGCTCTTG GTAGAAGCAGGCAATTAGAAGGTTTGTCTGCAGCTATTGTTAAGTTATGGGAAAAAAGTTCAATTGCGAAAGTAGCTTTGAAACGCGGTGTTCAGCTAACTACTAGTGAGAAGATGGCCGAAGAGCTCAAG AGATTGACAGGGGGCATAATGCTGTCTAGAAACAAGGATTTCTTAGTATTTTACAGGGGGAAGGACTTCTTATCGCCAGATGTCACTGAAGTGCTTCTAGAAAGGGAGAGATTAGCCAAGGATTTGCAAGATGGAGAAGAGCAGGCACGAATGAGAGCCTCGGAGTCGGTTATACCTTCTCAGGAGACCGAAGAAATCGTTAGAGCTGCTGGTACTCTCTCTGAAACTTTGGATGCCGATGCGAAGTGGGGTAAGAAGCTTGGTGATCATGAAGCAAAAAGGATGATGAGAGAAGCAGAAGTAGTCGGACAAGTGAAAGTTGTCAGGAAGCTTGAGCGGAAGCTTGCCATG GCTGAACGGAAGTTAACGAAAGCAGAAAATGCTTTGTCGAAGGTGGAAGAGTTTTTGAGACCAGCAGATCGGCAGCCAGATCTTGAAGGCATTACAGATGAAGAGAGATTTATGTTTAGAAAGCTTGGTTTGAGGATGAAGGCATTCCTACTTCTTG GGAGGCGAGGAGTTTTTGATGGTACAGTTGAAAACATGCATTTGCACTGGAAGTACCGTGAGCTGGTTAAGATCATTGTTAAGGAAGATAATTTTGAAGAAGTTAAAAAAATTGCTTTGTCGCTTGAAGCTGAGAGTGGTGGCATATTAGTTTCAGTGGACAAAGTGTCTAAAGGGTATGCTATCATAGTATTCCGAGGAAgagattatttccgtcctactaCTCTAAGGCCAAAGAACCTCTTAACAAAGAGGAAAGCTTTAGCACGTTCCATAGAGCTGCAAAGGCGTGAG GCTCTTTTGAAGCATATTGTGCAGCTGCAGCGGAATACGGAAAAATTAAGATCCGAAATT GAACACGTGGACATGGAAGACGAAAGAAACCCTGAGTTCTATGACAGCTTAGACGCCTCTTATCCTACAGAAGATGAAGATTCTGAG GAGGAAGATGAGACACATCTCGTACCGTACTATGGGAGTGATGAGAACGAGGGCATTGAGGACGAAAGTGATGGCTATGTTCATAGTTATCTTGAAAAACTCATTTAG